One stretch of Phocoena phocoena chromosome 10, mPhoPho1.1, whole genome shotgun sequence DNA includes these proteins:
- the TMEM42 gene encoding transmembrane protein 42, whose product MEGRPQVAGGGVCAAAYPDASAGFPPHLQAGAMRRRFWGVFNCLCAGAFGALAAASAKLAFGSEVNVGFCILGIIVMATTNSLMWTFFSRGLSFSMSSAIASVTVTFSNILSSAFLGFVLYGECQEVLWWGGVFLILCGLTLIHRELPPPRKALPHKQQ is encoded by the exons ATGGAGGGAAGGCCTCAGGTCGCCGGCGGAGGGGTGTGCGCGGCTGCCTACCCCGACGCCTCCGCCGGATTCCCCCCGCACCTCCAGGCGGGAGCGATGCGGCGCCGCTTCTGGGGCGTGTTCAACTGCCTGTGCGCCGGCGCGTTCGGGGCCTTGGCTGCCGCCTCCGCCAAGCTGGCCTTCGGCAGCGAG GTGAACGTGGGCTTCTGCATCTTAGGCATTATTGTGATGGCTACCACCAATTCTCTGATGTGGACGTTCTTTAGccggggcctcagtttctccatgtcTTCAGCCATTGCATCTGTCACAGTGACTTTTTCAAATATCCTCAGCTCG GCCTTCCTGGGTTTTGTGTTGTATGGAGAGTGCCAGGAGGTCTTGTGGTGGGGAGGAGTCTTCCTCATCCTCTGCGGACTCACCCTGATCCACAGGGAGCTCCCACCACCCAGGAAGGCTCTTCCACACAAGCAGCAGTAG